Below is a genomic region from Phragmites australis chromosome 20, lpPhrAust1.1, whole genome shotgun sequence.
TAAGCTatctattataatttgattCTTGGATAGCGTGCTACTATAAATTCAGTGAATGATTAGAATATCAGATTCTGGATAAGTAAGTTGATTCATCTTTTTTCTgtcattacttgtttgaatccTACTGTTCAGTCTTTATTTCTGTCTCGGCAATAAATTGCTTGTCCTTTTCAGAATCTGTGCTTTTTGATTTGGTACAACAGCATtgtccatgatgatattgtgcactgcggaggagcaagaagcagcgtctcATAAGCGTGCCCAGAAGGAGGACGAGAGGCTGACCCGTCAGTGTGCTGCAAATGAgcatgagagggtggcccgtcagtgcgcTACGGAGGAAGCTGAAGGTTCAAACCGTCGTGGCATTCAGGCGTCCGACTTTGACGTCTTTGACATGCCGACGAGCCTAGAGCATAGGCGACGCTACAGTCGATCAAGCGTGGCCGGGTCCTCCGTTCCACAACCATCGACCCCCCGGCGTCCCCGGACGTATACACGCCATTCGTCGTCTGTGCGGAGATGCGGTCCTCATCACAGGAGAGGTAGAGgaatactggactggctcaactcgatcgACTTTTTAGGAGTGATATTTGAGAACTATTaggtatatatgtgtgtttgttgatACCCAGCACACTTAttgtatgacatgaattactatgtattaatgaatgtgcttttattattaattcatattaaatatatgtcttattatatgcatgtattgagagggagataGACGAaaagatcgaggagagagagggaggacaaagagagggaggagaggggagggaggccgAAGAGGAAAAATACTACCGGTTGAAGGATTTAGCCGACAGTAATGTCTTGGGAATCACTGCTAGCTGAAACCATCAGTCGACGGTGATTTCTAGGCATCCTGCCTGCTGGAgcctttagccggcagtgaaaaCATCTTTCACTATCAGTCCTCCacaccgacagtgatagtctttgactatcactgcctgttacgCACTGTCAGCTCCAAAACTAAGAGTGAAGGGGGCTTTAAAGCCGTCAATGATAAATGTTCTGCAGTAGTGCTCATGCATCGTCCCTTTGTTCCCAGTCTCATCGTTTTCTCCTGCTACGAATTGTCTCGCGCCTCCTTGTGTTCCTCTGCCTTTCATCGATCTGCTTTGTCACTTCACCCCTGGTCTCACCGATTTCTCCCGCAATGCATCTTCCTCTCCATCGCCTCAACATCGCTTCACTCTTGGTCTCATTGTTTTCTCCCATGATGAATTATGTAGTGTTATATATGTACGTTTCTTATCTCATTTCTTCTATCTTTtattctatttaaatatgcatACTTACTAAAACTGTATACAAGTTGTAGTCCCATATCTCTATTTCTTTTGATTTGACCTGCCTTACTGGTAACAGATGACATCTTGTTTCATTGCAATGTCGTAGAATGTCTTTTTATTTGATTATAGAATTCtcacatgtttattttttcGTAACGACAATAGTGGGTAAAAGAGAAGAGATATAAGAGTATTTTGGGTTTATTTTTTCATAATGACAGTGGTGGTTAATAGAGAAGCATATGTGAGAGTATTTTAGGTTTATTTTTTCAATGGTAACGACGagtaatttataaaaatgtatataggtattttattttcttttttctctgattAACGTAGTAATTTCTAAGGAACGAAAGATGAGGCTTTTTTTCTTCCAATTAATAATATAGTAGATTGGCATAGATTCAAATTACAGCAGAGATAAGTTCGAAATCTCTTACGAAATCAATCGGTACAGATCTCTATCCTATCTCCAAAATGGAACAAAGAATACTACCCCGTATCCTTCATGGGGCAATGCCGCAACAATGGCACCGACGAACTGTGCGGCTTGGACACGTACTTCTAGACTATCTCTAGACATCCTACAGTCTACAGGCTGAAACGTTCCACAACATCTGTGTCTTGTGCACGTCCCTAAAATTTATGATCCACGCCAAAAACCAGGGAGCTCCTAAAACTTATCCACGCCAAAAACCAGGGAGCCTGCATCACAGCCAGATGAGGAAAAGGATAAGTACCTAATGATTAAATGACTACACTGTCTGAATTTCTGGTAGTGCTGGAGTTCCCAGTTAATTACCTAATGTAGGCAGTAGGATTGTAAGAGCTGCAATGCCGACGACTCCCAGTGGCATTCCGGTAATCACCATGTCCTTGATGGAGATGTAGCCGGTGCCAAACCCGACGACGTTTGGCGGCGACGCCGTGGGCAGCAGGAAAGACAGCTGCGCGCCGACCGTGCCGGGGATCATGAGCAGCAGCGGGTGCACGCCGATGGACTTGCTCAGCTCGGCGAGCAGCGGCAGCACCAGCGTGGTGGTGGCGTCGTCGGAGGTGAACTCCGTGATGACGCCACTAAAAATGCAGGTCACGGGTGCGATGACCAGAGCCGGTGCGCCTTTCAGGAATCCCAGGCCCTCGGAGAGGATGTCGGTCAGGCCGCTCGCCTTGAACCCGTCGGCGATGGCGAAGCCCGCTCCGAGGAGCAGGATGATGTTCCACTGCAGCTTCCGGCACTTGCCCCAGTCCATGAGCCTCTCGCCGTCGTTCTTGCCGCTCGGGATGATGAACAGCAGCGTCGCCATCATGATCTAAGTACAGTTTTGCAAGTTGCTCTCCGGTGAGCTCACGCGTCAAATTGTCACTGGAAAATAGTCAAACGATGTGGATTCTGTATGCACTCACAGTGACGGTTCCATCCCCAACTTTGCCGTCGAAGAGGATTGCCCACCCAGGGATGTCGTCTGTCAGGCTCCTGGTCATCCATAGGGCAATGAGAGCCTGCAGGAATTAGCCATTGACCAATCGAGCTTTGTTAGCTACATAAGCCATAGAGGATGTTTCTAGGTTCAGATACAAGCTGGCTAAAATCTGAACTTGCACAGAAAGCACAAACGCAACTTACCCCAAACACGGCCAAAATCATCTTCTCTGCAAATGACATCGGGCCTGTCACAAACCAAGATAGAGAGTACATCAGAAAAGTAGAACACCCATAAGAACTATTCTTAGGTTTCAGTAACTGTAAAAGAAACAATTCAAGCCAAAACGTGGTTCATTTCAGGGTATTCCAAAACTATTTGCCACTCCAAATAGTTAAATATCTCTCCAAAACTAGTCTTAGGTTTCAGTAACTGTCAGGTTCAGGAAGGCAGAGCACTAACTATTGACCAGATTGTTAGTGAACATGCTAGCCATTGCCTTCaagttatttttgttttttttaaagaaaaaagaaaagatgaagaagcGTAACCTACCCAGCAAGCTGAGCTCCCTCCTGAGATGGCTCCGGTCCAGGTAGGCAGAGAGCGCCCTCCCGGTGTTCTTGGAGCAGTACATGAGGCAGAGCGTGGCCCAGAGCGCCATGAACAGGACAAGCGCCATGGGGAGCCCGAAGGACATCCACTTGCTGAAGGTGATGGGGTCCTGCTCCGGGAAGTACGTGGACCACATACCTACAAGGATGATGTTCGCGCCCGTGCCCGTCAACGTCGCCATCCCGCCGATCGTCGACGCGTACACGACGCCGAGCACCAACGCCTTGGAGAACCGCTGGACCTCCCGTGCGTTGGCGACGCCCTCCAATTCGTCGCGCGGGAACCGCTGAAGGATCCCCGTCGCCACCGGCAGCATCATGACGGTGGACGGCGCATTGTGGATCCACATGCTGATGAACATGGTCGTGCCGCAGATGCCAAGGAGCAGCAGGTGTGGCTTCACCGGGTCACCGCAGAACAGCGACGTGATCTGCGCGTCGGAACGAGCTGCATAACGTTAGTTTTTTTTCACGGTTTTGACGCGTTCTTAGTTTGAAAGGTTCGATCGCGCGCGTGCGCACGTACGTTGAGAGCGAGGCGGCGGTGGATGCTATAGTGCTCGATGGCGAGCGCGAGGATGAAGCTGCCGAGGACGAGGGAGATGACGTCCTCCATGTAGGCCTTGGCGACGGCGTCGGAAGAGGCGATGCCGAACAGGGGGAAGAGGAACAGCGGCGCCATGGACGCGACGGCGAGCGGCACGGCATCCGTGATCCACCAGAGGAACACCCAGGCCAGCACGCCGAGCATGTTGCGCGCCGCGGGGTGCCCGCCGAGGTCCCCGAGGGTGCAGATCACCGCGCACGCCAGCGGCCCGGACGCCACCGCCAGGTACTTGTTGGCGAGAACTGACTTGAGCGGGGAGCAGGAGCGTCCCGTCGGCCCGTCCTCCTGCACTGGCAGCAGCGGCCTCGTGACGTCCTCCGACGAGCTCTCCCAGCAGGCGCGTCGCGGATCCATGGCCTACGGAATCGCAGTAACAAAACCGTGCTTATGCTTTGCAGCTGTCACGTTCGATTGCTTCTTGAAGTGCGGTGTCCAAAAGGCTTGTCTGCTTTATAGGCGCGGAACACAGAACTATTGAAAAACAAAACGTACGTATTACGATTTTGAGTCCATCTGGCCATTTACACGTAGGCAAAATGGCTAGAAAACTCCTGTCaaaaaaatgctagaaaatagagagagagatgagagaaaacAATAGCTGGCCCAAGTGGAACGTTCTCAGTTGTGACGCGTCACATCGAAGTGCCACGTCAGATAATATCTAACTGCTTCATTTGCGTGATCTGAGCTTCTTTTCCTGGCTACCAAGCCACCACCAAGTGAACATTAACAATCCGGTGCACATTTGGCGTACAGATAAGCACGGCCCCACTCACAAACCGGATAAGACTCTTCACCACGCCGACGTGTCCGCTAGCTTCTGACCCGGCCCTTGAAAACCCGAAGAGCTGACTGCGGTTGGTGCACGGGGCGACCAGCCAGCGCGCGGCCGCGACGACGAG
It encodes:
- the LOC133902033 gene encoding tonoplast dicarboxylate transporter-like — translated: MDPRRACWESSSEDVTRPLLPVQEDGPTGRSCSPLKSVLANKYLAVASGPLACAVICTLGDLGGHPAARNMLGVLAWVFLWWITDAVPLAVASMAPLFLFPLFGIASSDAVAKAYMEDVISLVLGSFILALAIEHYSIHRRLALNITSLFCGDPVKPHLLLLGICGTTMFISMWIHNAPSTVMMLPVATGILQRFPRDELEGVANAREVQRFSKALVLGVVYASTIGGMATLTGTGANIILVGMWSTYFPEQDPITFSKWMSFGLPMALVLFMALWATLCLMYCSKNTGRALSAYLDRSHLRRELSLLGPMSFAEKMILAVFGALIALWMTRSLTDDIPGWAILFDGKVGDGTVTIMMATLLFIIPSGKNDGERLMDWGKCRKLQWNIILLLGAGFAIADGFKASGLTDILSEGLGFLKGAPALVIAPVTCIFSGVITEFTSDDATTTLVLPLLAELSKSIGVHPLLLMIPGTVGAQLSFLLPTASPPNVVGFGTGYISIKDMVITGMPLGVVGIAALTILLPTLGSLVFGVDKF